A region of the Candidatus Binatia bacterium genome:
CGGCACCATCGATAGCTGGCTCATTTGGAAGCTGACGGGCGGCCAGGTACACGTTACCGACTTTACCAATGCATCGCGCACGTTGCTGTTCAATATCCACGAACGGAAATGGGACGAGGAGTTGCTGCGGCTGCTCAACGTGCCGGCGGAGGTGTTGCCCCAGGTCACTTCATCCGCCGGCATTGCCGGCACCACAGCCGCGCGCGTGTTCGGCGCGGAAGTCCCGATCGCCGGGATCGCAGGAGACCAGCAAGCCGCGCTGTTCGGGCAAGCTTGCTTCCGGCCGGGAATGGTCAAGAACACCTACGGCACCGGTTGCTTCTTGCTCATGTACACCGGCGAGCACGCCGTCACTTCGCACCGCGGGCTGCTCACCACCATGGCCTGCGCGCCCGACGGACAACCCGCGTATGCCGTCGAAGGATCGGTCTTCATCGCCGGGGCTGCGGTGCAATGGCTGCGCGACGGTCTGGGTATGATCAAGCAGGCCAGGGAGTCCGAAGTCCTGGCCCGCCGGGTTGATTCCACCCTGGGAGTCTATCTGGTGCCCGCTTTCGTCGGACTCGGTGCGCCGTATTGGGACGCCGCCGCGCGCGGCGCACTCGTCGGCCTGACGCGCGGCGTGACCCGCGAGCATATCGCCCGCGCCACGCTCGAGTCGCTGGCGTACCAGACTCGCGACGTGGTGGACACCATGGTCGCCGAATCGGGCCGAGCGCTCACCGGGCTGCGGGTCGATGGCGGCGCCGCCGCCAACAATTTGCTGATGCAATTCCAGGCGGACATCCTCGGCACCACGGTGGATCGTCCAAAGGTCGTTGAAACGACCGCCCTGGGGGCCGCCTTGCTCGCCGGCCTGGGTGTGGGACTGTGGAAGTCCGAACGCGAGCTCGAAGGCGTGCGCAAGCCGGATCGGGTTTTCCGGCCTCGGATGGCTCCGGAGAAGCGTGAGGCGCTCTATCAGGGCTGGCGCCGCGCCGTGGCCGCCGTGCGATCGTTGGGATCGTGAGGCGTGATGCGTGATGCGTGATGCGTGAAGGATTCGGACCATCGGTGGAAATCCGATCACGGGTCACGGATCACGCATCACAATCGTCGTTACGACTTCCTTGCGGCTGCGGAAGTCGGATGCTATAAAAACGTCCTTTGAAAGAGGCATAATCTGATGAGAGAGGCTATCCATCCCAAATATGAGGCGGCGCGGATCGTGTGCGCCTGCGGAAGCATCATTGAAACGCGCTCGACGGTGCCGACGATCCATGTCGAAATCTGCTCGAGCTGCCATCCGTTTTTCACCGGCAAGCAAAAGCTGATGGACACCGCGGGACGCGTCGAACGGTTCAAGCGCAAGTACGGTATGCAGGAGTAGTGGTCGCAACCCACGTTCTCTCCGGATGTGGAAATGAAAAGGGCGAGGGAGGCGACCTCCCACGCCCTTTTTTTTGACAACTAGTCGTCATGTTGCAGAAACTCGAAGAAGTTGAGCAACGGTACGTCGACCTCGAGCGCTTGCTGGTCGATCCCGCCGTCATCGGCAACCGCAAGGAGTACGCTCGTCTCGGCAAGGAACGCGCCGACATCGAGGAGATCGTGCAGCGCTACCGGGAATGGAAAAAACTCCTGGCCGAAATCGACGGCCACAAGTCGCTCTTGGAGGAAGCCGACCCGGAGATGCGCGAGCTGGTCAAGGCGGAGCTGCCGGGATTACGCGACCGGATGGAAGCGCTCGAACGGGAGATGAGACGCCTGCTGGTGCCGCACGATCCGAACGACGAGCGCAACGTCATCCTCGAAATCCGTGCCGGCACCGGCGGTGAGGAGGCCAGTCTGTTTGCCGCCGAGCTGTTCCGGATGTACAGCCGCTATGCCGAGGAACAGCGATGGCGCCTCGAACTGATGAGCGCCAATCCCACGGGGCTTGGGGGCTTCAAGGAAGTCATCGCCTTGATCGAAGGCCGCGGCGTGTACAGCCGGCTGAAATTCGAGGGCGGCGTGCATCGTGTTCAGCGCGTCCCCGAGACCGAAGGTTCGGGAAGAATCCACACGTCGACTGTCACCGTGGCGGTGCTGCCCGAAGCCGACGAAGTCGATGTGCACATCGATGAGAGCAAGGACCTGCGCATCGATGTCTATCGGTCGTCGGGACCCG
Encoded here:
- the glpK gene encoding glycerol kinase GlpK; amino-acid sequence: ASGRVRSRGYSEFRQYYPRPGWVEHDAEEIWRVTQRVIGITLRAARLKPKDVTAIGITNQRETTVLWDRRTGKPVHRAIVWQDRRTAPNCEALKAEGAESTIQAKTGLVIDPYFSGTKLQWLFDHVKGARNRAQRLAFGTIDSWLIWKLTGGQVHVTDFTNASRTLLFNIHERKWDEELLRLLNVPAEVLPQVTSSAGIAGTTAARVFGAEVPIAGIAGDQQAALFGQACFRPGMVKNTYGTGCFLLMYTGEHAVTSHRGLLTTMACAPDGQPAYAVEGSVFIAGAAVQWLRDGLGMIKQARESEVLARRVDSTLGVYLVPAFVGLGAPYWDAAARGALVGLTRGVTREHIARATLESLAYQTRDVVDTMVAESGRALTGLRVDGGAAANNLLMQFQADILGTTVDRPKVVETTALGAALLAGLGVGLWKSERELEGVRKPDRVFRPRMAPEKREALYQGWRRAVAAVRSLGS
- the rpmE gene encoding 50S ribosomal protein L31; this translates as MREAIHPKYEAARIVCACGSIIETRSTVPTIHVEICSSCHPFFTGKQKLMDTAGRVERFKRKYGMQE
- the prfA gene encoding peptide chain release factor 1 — its product is MLQKLEEVEQRYVDLERLLVDPAVIGNRKEYARLGKERADIEEIVQRYREWKKLLAEIDGHKSLLEEADPEMRELVKAELPGLRDRMEALEREMRRLLVPHDPNDERNVILEIRAGTGGEEASLFAAELFRMYSRYAEEQRWRLELMSANPTGLGGFKEVIALIEGRGVYSRLKFEGGVHRVQRVPETEGSGRIHTSTVTVAVLPEADEVDVHIDESKDLRIDVYRSSGPGGQSVNTTDSAVRITHLPTGLVVSCQDEKSQHKNKSKGMKILRARLLERAQAEQQAEVAQNRRSMVGTGERSERIRTYNFPQGRVTDHRINLTLYSLDRVIEGELQPLLDALMTYHQTEALKAAS